A region from the Diorhabda sublineata isolate icDioSubl1.1 chromosome X, icDioSubl1.1, whole genome shotgun sequence genome encodes:
- the LOC130450581 gene encoding transmembrane emp24 domain-containing protein 5, with protein sequence MDLAATLLLELTILVSSFIGLTVPQDISRTIPWYENLPAVAMDYKVYINPGKEDCYFQYVNPGATFYVSFQVVRGGDGMVGFAVRHPSGQIVHPYQWQANSDYQDQHSVGGYYSVCIDNQFSRFAGKLVNIYMSVVRYDLWESYTKEIESLNMNMENFTSSIIQIEMNINNMRQYQHHSRARESWDYNLLKDNNTYVVRWSIIQILVVLVTTCVQVYFVRKLFDIKTGGNRSRI encoded by the exons CTCAAGACATATCGAGAACTATACCATGGTATGAAAATTTACCTGCTGTTGCAATGGACtataaagtttatataaatCCTGGAAAAGAAGACTGCTATTTTCAATATGTTAATCCAGGGGCAACATTTTATGTCAGTTTCCAAGTAGTTAGAGGCGGTGATGGAATGGTTGGATTTGCAG ttaGACACCCAAGTGGACAAATTGTTCACCCTTACCAATGGCAAGCAAATAGTGATTATCAAGATCAACACTCTGTAGGTGGATATTACTCAGTATGTATTGATAATCAGTTCTCAAGATTTGCTGGTAAACTTGTCAATATCTACATGAGTGTAGTTCGTTATGATTTGTGGGAATCATACACAAAAGAAATTGAATCCCTTAATATGAACATGGAAAATTTTACTTCCTCTATTATTCAAATTGAGATGAATATAAATAACATGCGTCAATATCAACATCATTCAAGAGCAAGAGAGTCATGGGATTATAACTTGCTCAAAGATAACAATACTTATGTTGTCAGATGGTCAATTATACAAATACTTGTTGTTTTAGTTACAACATGTGTTCAGGTTTATTTTGtacgtaaattatttgatattaagactGGGGGAAATAGATCAAGAATTTAA